Part of the Paroedura picta isolate Pp20150507F chromosome 3, Ppicta_v3.0, whole genome shotgun sequence genome is shown below.
catagagttggaaggggccatacaggccatctagtccaactccctgctcaacgcaggatcatagaatcatagaatcatagagttggaaggggccatacaggccatctagtccaactccctgctcaacgcaggatcatggaatcatagaatcatagagttggaaggggccatacaggccatctagtccaaccccctgctcaacgcaggattagccctaagcatcctaaagatgttCCACTGAGATTCTGGAAAGCTTTTGCCAGTCAGGGAACAATCCCGGTCATCATGGACCAAGGCCCGATTCAGCGTAAGGTAGCTTAGTCCATAGTCCTGTGTTTCCCCAGGCCTTGACGGAGTCCCACAGCGTCCACAAAAGGGCCACGGCCGACGGGGAGAGCCGGGAGGAGCACCTCCTCCGAGAAGCGGCCTCCAAGGAGGCACGCTTGAATCAGTGCATCGAGGATCTCCAGGGGGACGTGAAGCATCTCagatcccagctggagaacaCTGCGGCGGAGAGCGAGCGTCTTGGGGCGGCTCTGCAGGACCTGAGGAAGGTAACCTGTAaggcctcgtgggaattgtagttcatgagcctatggagagccacggtttggccacccctggtgtctGCTGACTCCTCCCACCTCTGCGTTGATTAAGCTAAATAATAAATCTGCTGTCCATAACAGGACATACTTCAAGGCTTGAGAGAATGTATTGGAATTGAAATACATCGCCCTGAACTAGAAAttcaatcaggctttctcaaccagggttttgtgaaactccagggttttttgacggccctggaagggtttcccggatgggtgggagttaactaatatCTGTCTGTCTAATCTGCCGTCCGCAATCTTTTCCATTTTCCTTCTGTTTAGCAATCTGTCCATATATGATCCTGTCGACTCATGCGCTCCTGGCCAATGATGAgccggtgggaaggggaggggagaggtgctGGTGGATGTggacacagccatgcttcccagtcatattctgcacaattgcgccacttctggggtttctcaaagcttgaacaaTGTTCCCggggtttcttaatggtgaaAAAAGTTGAGGGAGGCTGAATTAAATTATTACTAATAATGATATTAAGAGCAGAACTATGGGGGACAGAGAAAACTTCTTGGGAACTGAATGTTGGGTCCGCAGATATTTCTGTCAAGCATCTCTCCTCTGCTTTTTCTCTCACCCGAGCTGATTCCCCCGGACAGCCGAGTTCTGGCTCTGCCCCCTTCCTCTGCTTGTGCCTGCCCTGTGGGAAGGGAGCCGCTGTTGCGTGTGCTGCTCTGTGAACAGAGGCACCCTTGTGCAAACAGGGCAATTGAAACAGTCGGGCGCGTTGTGCTTCTCTGCCCCTTCTGTGACAGTCTCTGCTAACGTGCTTAATTATTCCTGTCCTCCAAAAAAAGAACAACCCTGGACGATAAAAGGAATGGGCTGTCCTCTATTCTTGGGGTGGCCTTTGGCCCCAGAATCGCAGATAGTCGCCGGGTTCTGACCAATTTCAAGTCCCTAGCTTTGGGTTGGCGCTGGCGTAATGAACTACATTTGCCCgtttttacattttgttttgtcGGAGGGTTCCTTCGATACATTTGTGGCTGTGCATTTTATGCTGCTGGTTTAGGGCCGCAATTATATATAGCTCTCTCGCGTGATCGACCGTCTGGCAATTCCTGACGTGGGTGCCGCTCTTTCCCTTGTGGCAGGAATGCCAAAGCATAGACGCGGAGCGCGCTCGGCTGCGCGAACAAACCAAGCAGGCCAAGGCCAGAGAGCTGCGCCAGCTGCAGGACTGCgcggagctggaggaggagaacaTCTCCCTGCAGAAGCAGGTCTCCGTGCTCAAGAGTAGCCAGGTATTGGCCAGCGCCTATGGCCCAGTGACCCAAAACTGCCAGCAGGGTCTGCCCTTTGTTGATTGGGGACCTGACTTGAAAGCTACCTcatatgggtgggggggggaactcagCAGTTGTCCATAGGGTTGCCGTCTTCCAGGtggtccctggagatctcctggaattacaagtgatctccagatgagtGATCCATTCTCCTGggaacaatggctgctttggaaggtgaggtCCCTTTTCagcctccacccctaaatctccaggaacacCCCagtttggagttggcaaccctagttgcgcAGGTCTCGGCTGGCATTTGCTTGAAATTGAAATGTCTAATCAAGAGCAGGCTTACAAGACTGGTTCTTACAAGATCACCGCTTTTCTGTGATCTTGTTCTCTTGTCTTGATGTgccagatttatttttaaagtcccTGAAACTTTAAACCTAACGAAGACCTAGTGCTCCCAAATAAACTGTAGCGTTCAAAGGATCCCAGTTGCATCTCGATGAAAAACCACGACTAAAGTAGAAATGTCCTGGTTTAGCACTCAGGTTAGGCTGGATGGATCTCCCAAAGGGCTGGGGCCACCCCAAAGAAGGCCCAGGGTtccccaaccattttgagccGGAAAGCATTTTGGTGCCATGGGGACCGACACTGGGGACCCCCGCTCTAGTCTGATCCTTGGTGAACAGGGGGCACAAAAATTAAAGAGCAGCCTGGAAAGGTGTTGGCAAGAAGGTGCTTCTTAGGTAATGCAGGGCCGAGGctgttcaaatatttaaagacaagCGGTACCTTGGCAGCTGCCAGTACCAACCAGGGCCGACCGAAGACAGGTTGGTCAAAAGACCTTGTTGGGATGGAAACAGCTGGCTAGCTGCAGGGATATGTTTTGATCTTTACGCCCTGCACGGCttggctctaaggcaggggtagtcaaactgtggccctccagatgtccatggactacaattcccaggagccccctgccagcatttgctggcagggggctcctgggaattgtagtccatggacatctggagggccgcagtttgactacccctgctctaaggtgttcGAAGGAGTGTCTTCTCCCACCTGGGAATCAAGGTCACGGGGAGAGACCCTCCTGACCGTCCAAAGAAGCTTCCTTGATTAACAGCTGCGcatgagacagggccttttctgggGCAGCCCTCTGTTACTGTGGATGgcgatgtcacttctagggggcgtggcagggaggcgtggccaggtgaTACTACTTCCGCGGCCtctcaaaggctgaaaaatgatttccggggctcctccatgattGGAAGGTTGACAGAGGCTGGGTTAAGTTAACAGTTCTAATTTAGGAATTCACATTTTGGGCTTCATGGGTTTTTAAAGAGACATGTTTTATTTTATGCCCTGGATGTGTTGCAAGGGGCCCTGAGCTCCAAAAGGAAGAAATGCCAATGGTGttccaaataaacaaatagtaTATTGGATTTCAAGCTGGGGAAGGCGGATCCAAGAAGGAGACATCTGCCAGCGCTGACCGCTTCTCCCGCCCCCAGGTGGAGTTTGAAAGCATCAAGCGTGCCCTCAGCTGCCGGGAGGAGGAGCTGGCCCTCGCGGGGAGCCAGCTGTCGGAAGTGGGGCGCCTGCGGGACCTGGCCGAGCACCAGCTGCAGGAGGCGCTGGAAGCCCTGCAGGCCGAGCGGGAGCAGAAGCAGGAGCTGCGGAGGGAGCTGGCCACCTGCGCCAGGGGCCACCACGCCTCGCTCAGCAGCCTGCAGGCCAACCTGGAGGAGCTGAACCACAGCCAGGCGGAAGGCGAGGAGCAGGACAGCGGCTTCGCCAACGGCAGCACCCTGGGGAGTGGCAGGGCTTCCACCCCCCACGGAGGCACGCCTGCCCCGGGCCTCGTGGCTGACCTCTTCAGCGAGCTCAACCTGGCAGAGATCCAGAAGCTGCAAGAGCAGCTGCTCCAGGTAAGCgggttggaatcatagaatcatagagttggaagggccatgcaggccatctagtccaaccccctgctcaacgcaggatcagccctaagcatcctaaagcatccaagaaaggtgtgtatccaacctttgcttgaagactgccagtgagggggagctcaccacctccttaggcagcctattccactgctggatagaatcatagaatcctagagtgggaaggggccatgcaggccatctagtccaaccccctgctcaacgcaggatcagccctaagcatcctaaagcatccaagaaaagtgtgcatccaacctttgcgtgaagacttccagtgagggggagctcaccacctccttaggcagcctattccactgctgaactactctgactgtgaaattttttcctgatatctagcctatatcgttgtacttgaagtttaaacccattactgcgtgtcctctcctctgcagccaacggaaacagcatcctgccctcctccaagtgacaacctttcaaatacttgaagagggctatcatgtcccctctcatgaTAGGGTTGGGGACAGGGGTGAGGGCTGTGCCTCGAGGTACAGGAAAGAGCTTCGGAGGGCCGGGATGAGCAGCGTGGGCTGGGGAGTTGGCTGCACAGGGACAGAATCACAAGGCTAGCTCAAAGGAGATGAGAATTAGGGAGGTGGTCCACCAACTCCAAGGGGAAATACTGTATTGGCacaaaccaaggccagggccttttctgggcTGGCCCCGATCTgagggaatgagctcctgggagaacaaAGGGCCCTGACGGATCTGAAccggttccacaaggcctgtaagacggagcacTTCCGTCAGGCAATGAACAGCTAGATGACTGGGTTCACCTCAGCTGGGCTTCCTGAAGTCAGGTCAAGATTGGAATACGCCTCAACAAGTCACTTGGCCACATGGCTACTCTGATGGTTTTAAATCTTACACGGTTTTATGATTAtagaatttaaataatttaaattatagTTAAGTGTAATTTGATTGTGTTGTTGActtgagctggcttgccaggaggggcgGGGTACAAATGGAAAGATAAATAAAAAAGCCATAAAATTGGCCTTTCTTCAGGGCTGCTGCCAAGGAACAGATGGGGAGATTTCTTTAAAGCATTTATTAATTCCCCTTTCCCCttacagagctcaaagtggcttgcaacaggaacaaaatatataaaaatagatGAGAAAACCCCCCTGAAGTTTGAAGGACGCATGCCCACGCTAGCTCATACCCCGAAGTTAAACTTTCTTAGTCttcagaggtgccactggactcccagAGCAGATTgcctctgctgcttcaggccaatgaGGCTGCTTCAGGCCCACCTGAAATTTCCTGTTAAAATAATTTGAAATGTAAAATCGTGACTCAGAACTGCTAATAAACTTAACCAAATAGAgtcctaaattaaaaaaaaaaacatctttaactGCCTCCCGAAGATTGtggtggtgggaggtggggaGTCAAGTCACATGGCTTCCTCTGAGACgcatgagctggcagggggttatggtaattgtagtccatgggaatctggagagccacagcttggccacccctgcccttagTCCGTACGGCTTGCCCCGCAGCGCCCTgttggccccttgcccccctgCTGCTGGCACGTCTCTTTTGCTTGCGTCCCCAGGCGGAGAACGAGAAGACCTCCCTGGCGTCTGACTTGCAGGAGCTGAAAGCGCAGCTCACCACCACCAAGGAGGCCCTGgcgcaacagcagcagcagcagcgcagcAGCCACGACGCGCAGCACTGTCCGGCCTCGGAGGCTGGCCCTCCCCGAGACAGAGCTGCCCTGCGCCCCCAGGAGAGAGAGGACTGGCGCAATGCGGTGGAGagggcccagctggctgcccaaaGGGAGCAGGAGGCGGCTGCGCAGCTGGAGTCGGACTTGCGGGTGGCCCGGTGGGTCGCCCTGGAGTGTCAGTCGCGCCTGGCCCAGGCCCAGGAGGAGCTGCTGTGCTTCTCGGAGGAGCTGGCCGGGCTGTACCACCACGTCTGTGCCTGCCACAGCCTCACCCCGCAGCGGGTGGTGTTGGATTACTACCGGGAGGGCCGCGGAGCCCAGAGCATGCGGAGGCGGCGCTCTTCCAGGAAGGTCCCGGAGGCGGGCAGCGGCGGGGACCGGTCCCCCGGCAGCGGCCCCGGCTCCCCCTGCGGCCTGGAGCCCCTCAACCTGGCCAACCTGACCGGCGTCCTCCGGGAGCAGCTGGGGCACCTGCAGGTGGCGCTCTCCCTGGCACACCGGCAGAGCCCCGTGGGGCACGGGGCGGAACTGGAGCGGGACAAGGAGGCCCTGGTGGAGGAAGTGCTGAAGCTGAAGTCCCTACTGAGCACCAAGCGCGAGCAGATTGCCACCCTGCGCACCGTCCTGAAGGCCAACAAGCAGGTGAGGCCAAGGGCGGGCACATGGGGCTCACGTCCAAGGATTCTCAAACGAAGCTTGCGTCATTCCAATGCTTATTTCCCCCTGTTCCTTCAAAGGGGTagcaaccctggggggggggcgtctaacTTCTCCTACCCCCTCCCAACCACCACCATCCCCACCACATCACAGCGAAATTAAATGTTCAGCTCAGGAAATCATTTCTCATCTGCTTCCAGGGAGGCCTAAAGAAACTGGGAGCTCGGCTTGCAATTTCCGGCCCTGCCTGGCACTCATCCCAACCCCAGTGTGTTCGGTGGCTGGAGCTACTCTCCAGAAGCCTTTGCAGCATTGAGACTGCTGGGCAACCCAAGTTTTAAAGAgtggtttaaaatatttctatcagACACCTTTCTTTATGGCACTGAGGGCAGCTTCTGACTCAGACGCGAGGCATAGAATCTAATGTGTTAAATATATAAAACCctgaattttaaatttttttaaaattttctctatcgccttggtaggtgggagtagattgtgattggctgctgccCTGTTATGTTaggatttttaatgtcttttaatgaggttttaattggggggtttAAGACGTTACGCACCACAAGCCttcccagggagtggcgggaaataaatataaatataatgatgatgatgataatgaactCGGTCCTaaaagagagtcagcttggtagagcggttaagagcactggcctctaacccggagaactgggttggatcccccactcttcctccgcgtgtagctggctgggtgaccttgggccagtcccagttccttcagagctcttTATCTCACCAGGTgtccattgtggagagaggaaggggaggcaactgtgagctgctttgagccatctgcacgtggaggagcagggaagcaaacctggttctccagattagagccaggCCTCTCTTTAACCAGCACGCCCCTGCTGGCTAGACCCATGCCTTGTGCCCAAATCAGTGCCCTCCCCAAATTGGCTGAGTTGTCAACCGGGGAAGGGCCCGTCGGCATCGCCTGGCGTCCTTCTGACCCCACCGTgccttttttccccttagacgGCCGAGGCGGCCCTCTCCAACCTCAAAGGCCAGTACGAGGGCGAGAAGGTCCTCACGTCCGAGATGATGGCCAAGTTGCGGCACGAGCTCAAAGCCCTGAAGGAGGACGCGGCCACCTTCTGCTCGCTGCGCGCCATGTTTGCCAGCAGGTGAGGAGCCGGGAGGGGGACgcgcaggggaggagctgggaggtaATCGGGACAAGGGGTGAGGAATCTGACCGGAGCCGACAGGGCTAGGAACTTTAGAGGACTCTTTAAAAGTTAGTTCATGATTGGTAAGCGTGTTAGTCAGTCTCCAGCAGCGCAGAGGAACCAGAGATCAGGAGCAGCTGAAAGACTGACAAAATTGctggcaggggaggagatttcgggagtccctgctcacttcttcaggttaGGGTTGGGCGTTTTGGTGTCCGAAGCAGCTgttcgtgcccgaagcagccagtggcacggggggggggaggcacctgtGTGTGAGTGCCGACCGGCGCGCCAGCACCTGAGGCTCCCATCcgcgccacagcactggctgcttcgggcatgaaGTGCCGCTTAagacaccgaagcacccaaccctaagtCCTGAAGCTGTGAGCCAGGACTCCCAAAGTCCGCTGAAAGGACCAAGCCCAGGCCGAAGTTCCGTGGATCGTCACTTTCTTTTGAGGGGGGCGCCAGTCCTGTTGACTCGCCTCaaagctctccctctccccaggtgcGACCAGTACGTCAGCCAGCTGGACGAGATGCAGCGGCAGCTGTCGGCAGCCGAGGACGAGAAGAAGACGTTGAGCTCCCTGCTGCGCATGGCCATCCAGCAGAAGCTGGCGCTGACCCAGCGCTTGGAGTCCCTGGAGACCCCAGCAGACGTGCGGGGGGTCAGGCGGAGGCCCCTCAGAGCGGCCAAGAGCACCTTGGTAAGGGCACTCCCCTCtgcgggtaggaatctgctggtcgTCCCGggcccccagcctggtggaatgagctcccggaagagctacgggtcctgctggagttgtcggtgttctgcagggcctgcaagacggagctcttccgcccggcgtatggttgaggccgggccgaGGTCCCGGAGTTATCATcagtggatcccctagaattagagcCAGACCCTCACTCCTAAGGAAAGAAATCTGCTGCTgggcaagggaggagagagagggtgtGAACTCCATGGAACAGCCATTTTTTAATGGATTGGGGATTTTGTGGGTTGGGTAGATTTattcttctattttattcttttattgtaaaccgccacaagtctttgaaagcggcggtatagaagtctaaatataaataaatagaccgGAGGGGCCGCCCGGGGCTTCTGtggcagagggggaaggagcaggagtGGCAGGCAAGCCAGGCGCAGGACAGTCCTTGGCGTTTTGGTCCGCACAAGTGGCTTCCCCTCCATTAGTGCTGGagctaagaggaagaagaagagttggtttttataccccacttttcactgcccaaaggagtctcagagcggcttacaatcgccttcccttcctctccccacaacagacagcctgtgggggaggtggggctgagagagctccaagagagcttctccgtcagaacagcactatcaggactgggattagcccaaggtcacccagctggctgcacatggaggagtggggaatcaaacccggctctccagattagaagcagccgctCTTAACAATGCCACGCTGGGACGGTGCCCGAGAGACCATCCCTGCAAGCGTTCTGTAGGTTGGAGAAGAGCTGCAATTCAGGAGATTCCCTAGCAGTAGAACCACAACACTCCTCTTCTGAATTCTGTCTCTTCCTTGTCCCCTTCCAGCGATGAGAAGACCTGTATCCGGTGCAAGTCTTCTACACAACTCTGACTTGGCGTCTGGATGGCCTTCGGTGCGACCACAAAAATCtggtcctttttcttttttggccaaCAAGGGGAAGCACAAGATTCGCAAGGAGGTCGCCGACCCCAGCGGAAGC
Proteins encoded:
- the LOC143833641 gene encoding protein bicaudal D homolog 2-like — its product is MPAASMAQDPAKLQAEVDRLTAELREATQEKVQAAEYGLAVLEENGELKQHCSELEGQLEVMRLEVTRMKEALTESHSVHKRATADGESREEHLLREAASKEARLNQCIEDLQGDVKHLRSQLENTAAESERLGAALQDLRKECQSIDAERARLREQTKQAKARELRQLQDCAELEEENISLQKQVSVLKSSQVEFESIKRALSCREEELALAGSQLSEVGRLRDLAEHQLQEALEALQAEREQKQELRRELATCARGHHASLSSLQANLEELNHSQAEGEEQDSGFANGSTLGSGRASTPHGGTPAPGLVADLFSELNLAEIQKLQEQLLQAENEKTSLASDLQELKAQLTTTKEALAQQQQQQRSSHDAQHCPASEAGPPRDRAALRPQEREDWRNAVERAQLAAQREQEAAAQLESDLRVARWVALECQSRLAQAQEELLCFSEELAGLYHHVCACHSLTPQRVVLDYYREGRGAQSMRRRRSSRKVPEAGSGGDRSPGSGPGSPCGLEPLNLANLTGVLREQLGHLQVALSLAHRQSPVGHGAELERDKEALVEEVLKLKSLLSTKREQIATLRTVLKANKQTAEAALSNLKGQYEGEKVLTSEMMAKLRHELKALKEDAATFCSLRAMFASRCDQYVSQLDEMQRQLSAAEDEKKTLSSLLRMAIQQKLALTQRLESLETPADVRGVRRRPLRAAKSTLR